A window from Polynucleobacter sp. MWH-UH25E encodes these proteins:
- the acs gene encoding acetate--CoA ligase: MEPLKQENRVFNPPADFVKGAAIPGMDAYKKLCAEAEKDYDGFWGRLAKENIYWKKPFTKVLDESKAPFYKWFEDGTTNASYNCLDRQVEAGLGDKTAIIFEADDGTVTKVSYKEMLERVCKMANALRKMGIKSGDTVIIYMAMTIEGIVAMQACARIGAIHSVVFGGFSAQALRDRIIDVGAVAVITADGQYRGGKSLPLKAICDEALSTGECGKVKHVIVSKRTGTAIEMKAGRDVWMQDIVANEPTTCEPEWVSAEHPLFILYTSGSTGKPKGVQHSTGGYLLWAILTMKWTFDIKPTDVFWCTADIGWVTGHSYITYGPLAVGATEIVFEGVPTYPNAGRFWDMIQKHKATIFYTAPTAIRSLIKASSNDQAVHPKSYDLSSLRLLGSVGEPINPEAWMWYYENVGGSRCPIADTFWQTETGGHMISPLPGATPMIPGSCTLPLPGIQAAIVDEAGHDVPNGNGGILVVKRPWPSMIRTIWNDPDRFVKSYFPEELGGNLYLAGDGAIRNKETGYFTITGRIDDVLNVSGHRMGTMEIESCLVANPLVAEAAVVGRPDDLTGEAICVFVVLKGGRPTGEDAKKVATELRNWVGKEIGPIAKPKDVRFGDNLPKTRSGKIMRRLLRVIAKGEEVTQDTSTLENPAILEQLKESL; encoded by the coding sequence ATGGAACCATTAAAGCAAGAAAACCGCGTTTTTAACCCACCTGCAGACTTTGTAAAGGGTGCGGCTATCCCAGGCATGGATGCCTACAAGAAGCTTTGCGCTGAAGCTGAAAAAGATTACGACGGTTTCTGGGGTCGCCTCGCTAAAGAGAATATCTACTGGAAAAAACCCTTTACTAAAGTTTTGGATGAATCTAAAGCGCCTTTCTATAAGTGGTTTGAAGACGGCACAACTAATGCGTCTTATAACTGTTTAGACCGCCAAGTAGAAGCTGGTCTCGGTGATAAGACAGCCATTATTTTTGAAGCCGATGATGGCACAGTAACTAAAGTGAGTTACAAAGAGATGCTTGAGCGCGTTTGCAAAATGGCAAACGCATTGCGCAAAATGGGCATCAAGTCTGGTGACACGGTCATTATTTACATGGCCATGACCATCGAAGGTATTGTGGCAATGCAAGCATGTGCTCGTATTGGTGCTATTCACTCTGTAGTGTTTGGCGGTTTCTCTGCACAAGCATTGCGCGACCGCATTATTGACGTTGGCGCAGTAGCGGTGATTACTGCTGATGGCCAATATCGTGGTGGCAAATCATTGCCTCTTAAAGCGATCTGCGATGAAGCACTCTCTACTGGTGAATGCGGCAAGGTAAAGCATGTCATCGTGAGCAAGCGTACCGGTACCGCAATTGAGATGAAAGCAGGCCGTGACGTTTGGATGCAAGATATTGTGGCCAATGAGCCAACAACTTGCGAGCCAGAGTGGGTCAGTGCTGAGCATCCACTCTTCATTCTGTACACATCGGGCTCTACCGGTAAGCCAAAGGGTGTGCAACACTCAACTGGTGGCTACCTCTTGTGGGCGATTCTCACAATGAAGTGGACCTTTGATATCAAGCCAACTGATGTCTTCTGGTGTACGGCTGACATTGGTTGGGTAACAGGTCACTCATACATCACATACGGCCCACTCGCAGTAGGGGCTACTGAGATTGTGTTCGAAGGTGTGCCAACTTATCCAAATGCGGGTCGTTTCTGGGACATGATCCAAAAACACAAAGCAACGATTTTCTACACAGCACCAACTGCGATTCGTTCATTGATCAAAGCATCCAGCAATGATCAAGCAGTGCACCCAAAGAGTTATGACTTATCTTCATTACGTCTCTTGGGTTCAGTAGGTGAGCCAATTAATCCGGAAGCATGGATGTGGTACTACGAGAATGTGGGCGGTTCACGTTGCCCAATTGCCGACACTTTCTGGCAAACCGAAACGGGCGGTCACATGATTTCCCCATTGCCTGGTGCAACACCAATGATTCCAGGGTCATGCACATTGCCATTGCCAGGTATTCAGGCGGCGATTGTGGACGAAGCTGGTCATGACGTGCCAAACGGAAATGGCGGTATCTTAGTTGTGAAGCGTCCATGGCCTTCTATGATTCGTACTATTTGGAATGATCCAGATCGTTTCGTGAAGTCTTACTTCCCAGAGGAGTTAGGTGGCAACCTTTACCTCGCAGGTGACGGCGCGATTCGTAACAAAGAAACTGGTTACTTCACTATTACTGGCCGTATCGATGACGTTCTGAACGTATCAGGTCACCGCATGGGTACGATGGAAATCGAATCTTGCTTGGTAGCGAACCCATTGGTTGCAGAAGCGGCTGTAGTAGGTCGTCCAGACGATCTCACTGGTGAAGCGATTTGCGTATTCGTGGTGCTCAAAGGTGGTCGTCCAACTGGTGAAGATGCCAAGAAGGTTGCAACGGAATTGCGTAACTGGGTGGGCAAAGAGATTGGTCCAATCGCTAAGCCAAAAGACGTTCGCTTTGGTGATAACTTGCCAAAAACCCGTTCAGGCAAGATCATGCGTCGTCTCTTGCGTGTAATCGCGAAGGGCGAGGAAGTAACTCAAGATACATCCACTTTGGAAAACCCAGCAATCTTGGAGCAACTCAAAGAGTCTCTCTAA
- a CDS encoding linear amide C-N hydrolase, translated as MNQTIFKKIVATSLSAALVLAPAVSNACTSFMLWGSDGGAVYGRTMEFGMPLKSELLSIPRNYTLKGIGVDGQYGSGRSWISKYAAAGMNPLGLPELVDGMNEKGLIGGVLNLPNSAEYQAVTSAESGESINSLQVLTYVLTNFATVDEIKAGLKNIKVNGAKIAAYGNRTPLIHYTFHDANGKSLVVEYIKGQLMVTDNPSTILTNDPPIQDHLNSIGNYVNLSNVEKPPLIIHGTKFSAPSSGSGLHGMPGDSLSPSRFIRALFLSNSVPASFTNAQMGDAAWHILGSFDIPPGSVTLPASNPYGGGLGGYEVTEWSVVANNKSMTYSVKMYENTNIYEFDFKKFDFNSKEIKSTKLNQPRLIFPVN; from the coding sequence ATGAATCAAACCATTTTTAAAAAAATAGTTGCCACATCCCTATCGGCGGCATTGGTCTTAGCGCCTGCTGTTAGTAATGCATGTACGAGCTTCATGTTGTGGGGTAGTGATGGTGGTGCTGTTTACGGCCGTACTATGGAATTTGGTATGCCACTCAAATCTGAGCTCCTCTCCATTCCTCGTAACTACACTCTAAAGGGTATTGGTGTTGATGGTCAGTATGGCAGTGGACGTAGTTGGATTTCTAAATATGCTGCTGCCGGAATGAACCCGCTAGGATTGCCCGAACTTGTTGACGGCATGAATGAAAAAGGCCTGATTGGTGGCGTGCTTAATCTTCCAAATAGTGCTGAGTATCAAGCGGTGACCAGTGCCGAATCTGGTGAGAGTATTAACTCCTTACAAGTCCTTACTTATGTGTTGACAAATTTTGCAACGGTAGATGAGATTAAGGCGGGTCTAAAAAATATCAAGGTTAATGGTGCAAAGATTGCCGCCTATGGCAATAGAACACCATTAATACATTACACCTTTCATGATGCCAATGGAAAAAGCCTTGTCGTTGAGTACATTAAAGGTCAATTGATGGTTACCGATAATCCTTCAACAATTCTGACTAATGATCCTCCGATTCAGGATCATCTAAATAGTATTGGTAACTATGTAAATCTTTCAAATGTAGAAAAACCGCCATTGATCATTCATGGTACTAAGTTCAGTGCACCTAGTTCGGGTTCAGGCTTGCATGGCATGCCTGGAGATTCACTAAGCCCAAGTCGGTTTATTCGTGCGCTCTTCCTATCAAACTCCGTACCTGCAAGTTTTACCAATGCACAAATGGGTGATGCAGCTTGGCATATTTTGGGTAGTTTTGATATCCCCCCTGGTTCTGTAACATTGCCTGCAAGCAATCCTTACGGTGGTGGCTTGGGTGGTTATGAGGTAACTGAGTGGAGCGTGGTGGCCAATAATAAAAGCATGACTTATAGTGTAAAGATGTATGAAAACACCAATATTTATGAATTTGATTTTAAGAAGTTTGATTTCAATTCAAAAGAGATTAAATCTACAAAATTAAATCAGCCTAGATTAATTTTTCCAGTTAACTGA
- a CDS encoding DUF1080 domain-containing protein has translation MKLTLKRIAFFFACLHLAICNPAIAQNQDGFVDLIDGVSLSGWNIVGDANWVIGKGMIEGNKPMGFLVSTKSYKNFIIKAEFWAESNTNSGIFIRCQDPNKITAANGYEVNIWDTRPEQAYATGAIVDVAKVNPIHKAGGRWNTMEIVANGSHFKVSLNGVVTVGDGQDSRFAEGVIALQSAGGIVKFRKLQIKSI, from the coding sequence ATGAAATTGACCCTCAAGAGAATCGCTTTCTTTTTTGCCTGTTTGCATCTGGCGATTTGTAATCCCGCCATTGCGCAAAATCAAGACGGCTTCGTGGACCTAATAGATGGTGTTAGCCTGAGCGGATGGAATATCGTGGGTGATGCCAATTGGGTTATTGGCAAGGGCATGATTGAGGGCAACAAACCCATGGGCTTTTTAGTCAGCACCAAGTCTTACAAAAACTTCATTATCAAAGCTGAATTTTGGGCTGAGTCCAACACGAATAGCGGTATCTTTATTCGCTGCCAAGACCCAAATAAAATTACTGCTGCTAACGGATATGAAGTCAATATTTGGGATACCCGCCCTGAGCAAGCCTATGCAACTGGTGCGATTGTGGATGTTGCCAAAGTAAACCCGATTCATAAAGCAGGCGGTCGTTGGAATACGATGGAAATCGTGGCCAATGGTTCACACTTTAAAGTGAGCCTCAATGGTGTCGTAACTGTAGGCGACGGACAAGATAGTCGTTTTGCTGAAGGCGTTATTGCGCTTCAATCTGCAGGCGGAATTGTGAAATTTAGAAAGCTACAAATTAAGTCGATTTAG
- a CDS encoding DUF6516 family protein, with translation MKIDGISTLLDLHQQVIDQEDGYWVKIDAWQVAPTEAIPHGIRYSLTLHNPAGDRILGYDNAHAFKSVRSYAGRRFPYDHKHRNSIDRGTRYVFKDAYQLLSDFFVDVDKALQMDKSK, from the coding sequence ATGAAAATTGATGGCATCTCCACATTATTAGATTTACATCAACAAGTGATTGATCAAGAGGATGGTTATTGGGTGAAGATAGATGCTTGGCAAGTAGCGCCAACAGAAGCCATTCCGCACGGAATTCGATACTCTTTGACCTTGCATAATCCTGCCGGAGATCGAATTCTAGGTTATGACAATGCACATGCATTTAAGTCAGTGAGATCATATGCTGGTAGACGGTTCCCTTATGACCATAAACACCGCAATTCCATAGATCGTGGCACCAGATATGTGTTTAAGGATGCCTATCAGTTATTGAGTGATTTCTTTGTTGACGTTGATAAAGCACTACAGATGGATAAATCAAAATGA
- a CDS encoding winged helix DNA-binding protein, whose protein sequence is MKVIKIGIASQADIRRRMLAIAKGDLKVKPSDPKIWFTSMRSLAQVLSDENRALLDVIRSSKPVSISELAEMTGRKQGNLSRTLKTMSNYGLVKMQKQDRALKPIACGDRIEISV, encoded by the coding sequence ATGAAAGTCATCAAAATTGGTATCGCATCTCAGGCGGATATCCGCAGGCGTATGTTGGCAATTGCAAAAGGGGATCTAAAGGTAAAGCCTAGCGATCCTAAAATCTGGTTTACTTCGATGCGATCGTTGGCCCAGGTGCTGAGCGATGAAAATCGCGCATTACTGGATGTGATTCGATCATCCAAGCCAGTGTCTATTTCTGAGTTGGCTGAGATGACTGGTCGTAAACAGGGAAATCTATCAAGGACCCTGAAAACGATGTCAAACTATGGGCTAGTAAAAATGCAAAAACAGGATAGGGCTCTTAAGCCAATAGCATGTGGCGATCGAATCGAGATATCTGTTTAA
- a CDS encoding NAD(P)H-dependent oxidoreductase subunit E — protein sequence MNHPKPSKEVNAVAVATADDLRETIRRKSKLKGRQADDASIAEVRQLIGNAPHRRDLLIENLHKLNDEYRALHDRHLVALAKEMNLPMSEVYEVATFYHHFEVVRGNDPVADITVRVCDGVACELAGAQNLLAKLPTILGNPDVKVVAAPCVGRCEQAPVAVVHQYPVIFATTDKVKAAVNNKLTTQPLAKDDAVFEPAELAQKGVSPQGENQAISPDYVGYESYRSKGGYALAKEIVEGKRDAESIIKAMENSGLRGLGGAGFPAGRKWRIVKDQAAPKLMAVNIDEGEPGTFKDRTYLERDPHRFLEGLLIAANVVGIDACYIYLRDEYHGCRELLEKELAKLKANPPFAIPNIELRRGAGAYICGEESAMIESIEGKRGEPRMRPPYIAQVGLFGRPTLEHNFETLYWVRDIVQRGPEWFSSYGRHDRKGLRSYSVSGRVKNPGVKLAPAGITIQELIDEYCGGMQDGHQFYGYLPGGASGGILPATMNDIPLDFDTLQPYGCFIGSAAVMVFSNQDKARDMALNVMHFFEHESCGQCTPCRVGTGKAAKLMQAKSWDQETLEDLATVMVDASICGLGQAAPNPIRCIHKYFPQEIV from the coding sequence ATGAATCACCCAAAGCCTTCCAAAGAAGTCAACGCGGTTGCGGTTGCAACTGCAGATGATTTGCGGGAGACCATTCGTCGCAAAAGTAAATTAAAAGGTCGTCAAGCAGATGACGCTTCAATTGCTGAGGTGCGACAGTTAATTGGTAATGCGCCACACCGCCGTGATTTGCTTATTGAAAATCTACACAAGCTCAATGATGAGTACCGCGCATTGCATGATCGTCATTTAGTTGCGCTGGCAAAGGAAATGAATTTGCCGATGTCTGAAGTGTATGAAGTTGCAACTTTCTATCATCACTTTGAAGTAGTGCGTGGTAATGATCCAGTTGCCGATATCACTGTGCGTGTATGCGATGGTGTTGCCTGTGAATTAGCGGGCGCGCAAAACTTGCTGGCTAAGTTACCTACGATTTTGGGTAATCCGGATGTAAAAGTGGTTGCAGCGCCTTGCGTAGGTCGTTGCGAGCAGGCTCCAGTGGCAGTGGTGCATCAATATCCAGTGATATTCGCTACTACCGACAAAGTAAAAGCCGCAGTTAACAACAAATTGACGACTCAGCCATTGGCTAAAGATGATGCGGTATTTGAGCCAGCAGAATTAGCGCAAAAGGGTGTTTCACCTCAGGGCGAGAATCAAGCAATCTCACCTGACTATGTAGGCTATGAGTCCTATCGATCAAAAGGTGGTTACGCTTTAGCTAAAGAAATTGTTGAAGGCAAACGTGATGCAGAAAGCATCATTAAGGCCATGGAAAATTCGGGTCTGCGCGGTTTGGGTGGTGCAGGCTTCCCGGCGGGTCGTAAGTGGCGCATTGTGAAAGATCAAGCAGCGCCTAAGTTAATGGCTGTCAATATTGACGAAGGTGAGCCAGGCACATTTAAAGACCGTACTTATCTGGAGCGTGACCCACACCGTTTCTTGGAAGGCCTATTAATTGCTGCCAATGTAGTGGGCATTGATGCTTGCTATATCTACTTACGCGATGAATATCACGGCTGCCGTGAGTTGCTCGAAAAAGAATTGGCCAAGCTCAAAGCCAATCCGCCATTTGCGATTCCAAATATTGAATTGCGTCGTGGTGCGGGCGCCTACATTTGTGGTGAAGAATCCGCCATGATTGAAAGTATCGAGGGCAAGCGTGGTGAGCCTCGTATGCGCCCACCATACATTGCACAAGTCGGTTTATTTGGGCGGCCAACCTTAGAGCATAACTTTGAGACCCTGTATTGGGTGCGCGATATTGTGCAGCGTGGTCCTGAGTGGTTTAGCTCATATGGTCGTCATGACCGTAAGGGTTTGCGTAGCTATAGCGTGAGCGGTCGTGTAAAGAATCCTGGTGTGAAATTAGCGCCAGCAGGCATCACGATTCAAGAACTCATTGATGAGTACTGTGGTGGCATGCAGGACGGTCATCAGTTCTATGGCTATTTGCCCGGTGGCGCATCAGGCGGCATCTTGCCAGCGACCATGAACGATATTCCGCTCGACTTTGATACCTTGCAGCCTTATGGTTGCTTTATTGGTTCCGCAGCCGTAATGGTATTTAGTAATCAAGATAAAGCGCGCGATATGGCATTAAATGTCATGCACTTTTTTGAGCATGAGAGCTGCGGTCAATGTACGCCATGCCGCGTAGGAACGGGTAAAGCAGCCAAACTCATGCAAGCTAAGTCTTGGGATCAAGAAACGCTTGAAGATTTGGCGACCGTGATGGTCGATGCTTCGATCTGTGGTTTAGGTCAAGCAGCGCCAAACCCTATTCGTTGTATTCATAAATATTTCCCACAAGAAATCGTATAA
- the fdhF gene encoding formate dehydrogenase subunit alpha, with protein MNAPTNPKELELQTVEFKLDGKTIVSYEGETILKAAKRHGIDIPHLCFKDGYRPDGNCRACVVEINGERTLAPSCCRSATPGMEVKANSERALKSQKLVLEMLLSDMPDEGFKWVGDSKEEEKKHQHGELSTWAARMDVTVRPELKALRREKVNNDLSHPAMAVNLDACIQCNRCVRACREEQVNDVIGYAMRGAHSEIVFDLNDPMGESTCVACGECVQACPTGALMPKGLIGSQTVDRKVDSVCPFCGVGCQITYNVKNDKIVSVEGRDGPANHNRLCVKGRFGMDYIHNPQRLTKPLIRKPGVPKDESILEGKQDWSDIFREATWEEALDFAGGKLKELKDKHGLKVLAGFGSAKGSNEEAYLFQKLVRTGFGSNNVDHCTRLCHASSVAALLEGVGSGAVSNQVNDVEHSSLIMLIGSNPTANHPVAATWFKNAAKRGAKLVLCDPRKTEISKHAWRTMQFKPDTDVAMLNAMIYTIIEEGLADKDFIANRANNFEALKENIKGYSPEAMAPICGIPAETLREVAREFATTKSAMILWGMGVSQHVHGTDNARCLIALVSITGQIGKPGSGLHPLRGQNNVQGASDAGLIPMMFPNYQRVDNPEAHAWFEKFWNTPLDKKPGYTVVEIMHKITASDSDPDKIRGMYVEGENPAMSDPDLNHARHALASLEHLVVQDIFMTETALLADVVLPASAWPEKVGTASNTDRMVQMGRKAVEPPGDAKADLWIIQEIAKRMGLNWNYQGPDAGVAEVYEEMRQAMHGAIKGITWDRLVKESSVTYPCLSLEDPGRPIVFDDAFATPDGKVKLVPADIIPANERPDSEYPFVLITGRQLEHWHTGSMTRRATVLDAIEPMATVSMNGEDMTQLGVSAGDVITVQSRRGEVGIHVRRDDGTPRGAIFIPFAYYEAAANLITNSALDPFGKIPEFKYCAVRLSKGGEPSKVMGYGTNAPNGPKLMVNV; from the coding sequence ATGAACGCACCAACTAATCCAAAAGAACTCGAATTACAAACCGTGGAATTCAAGTTAGATGGCAAGACGATTGTTTCCTACGAAGGCGAAACGATTCTCAAGGCCGCAAAACGTCATGGTATTGATATTCCACATTTATGCTTTAAAGATGGGTATCGCCCAGACGGCAATTGTCGTGCTTGCGTAGTTGAAATCAATGGCGAGCGTACTCTAGCGCCAAGCTGCTGCAGAAGCGCAACCCCAGGCATGGAAGTTAAAGCCAATAGTGAGCGTGCTCTTAAGAGCCAGAAGTTAGTGTTGGAGATGCTGCTCTCTGATATGCCCGATGAAGGCTTTAAGTGGGTAGGCGACTCTAAGGAAGAAGAGAAAAAACATCAACATGGTGAGCTGAGTACTTGGGCAGCGCGCATGGATGTGACTGTGCGCCCTGAGCTTAAAGCGCTACGCCGTGAAAAAGTTAACAACGATCTTTCTCATCCGGCGATGGCAGTGAACCTCGATGCTTGTATTCAATGTAACCGTTGTGTGCGTGCTTGTCGTGAAGAGCAAGTTAATGATGTGATTGGTTACGCCATGCGTGGTGCTCATAGCGAGATCGTGTTTGACCTCAATGACCCGATGGGCGAGAGCACTTGTGTTGCTTGTGGCGAGTGTGTGCAAGCCTGTCCAACTGGCGCATTGATGCCAAAAGGATTAATTGGTTCGCAAACAGTCGATCGTAAAGTCGATTCTGTATGTCCGTTCTGTGGCGTCGGCTGTCAGATTACCTATAACGTCAAAAATGACAAGATTGTTAGTGTTGAGGGTCGCGATGGCCCAGCTAACCATAATCGTCTGTGTGTCAAAGGCCGCTTTGGTATGGATTACATCCATAATCCACAGCGCTTAACTAAGCCCTTAATTCGTAAACCGGGCGTTCCAAAAGATGAATCGATCTTAGAAGGCAAACAAGATTGGTCCGATATCTTCCGTGAAGCAACATGGGAAGAGGCGCTTGATTTTGCTGGCGGCAAACTCAAAGAGCTCAAAGATAAACATGGACTCAAAGTTCTTGCTGGCTTTGGTTCTGCTAAAGGCAGTAACGAAGAGGCTTACTTATTCCAAAAATTGGTCCGCACTGGCTTTGGTAGCAATAACGTCGACCACTGTACTCGTCTATGTCACGCTTCATCTGTAGCCGCACTATTAGAAGGTGTAGGCTCTGGCGCTGTAAGTAATCAAGTTAATGATGTTGAGCACTCTAGCTTAATCATGTTGATTGGCTCAAATCCAACTGCTAACCATCCAGTTGCTGCAACTTGGTTCAAGAACGCTGCCAAGCGTGGCGCTAAATTGGTTTTGTGTGATCCACGCAAGACTGAAATTAGTAAGCATGCCTGGCGCACCATGCAGTTCAAGCCAGACACTGATGTGGCGATGCTCAATGCCATGATCTACACGATTATTGAAGAGGGCTTGGCAGATAAAGATTTCATCGCCAATCGTGCGAATAACTTTGAAGCCCTAAAAGAAAACATCAAAGGATATAGCCCAGAGGCGATGGCGCCAATCTGCGGCATTCCAGCAGAAACCTTACGTGAAGTCGCTCGAGAATTTGCTACTACGAAATCAGCCATGATTTTGTGGGGCATGGGTGTGAGTCAGCACGTTCACGGCACTGACAATGCCCGTTGCTTAATTGCCTTGGTCAGTATCACTGGTCAAATTGGCAAACCTGGTTCAGGCTTGCATCCACTGCGTGGTCAAAACAACGTGCAGGGTGCTAGTGATGCTGGTTTGATTCCAATGATGTTCCCGAACTATCAGCGCGTGGATAACCCAGAAGCGCATGCTTGGTTTGAGAAGTTCTGGAATACACCGCTGGATAAGAAGCCGGGTTACACCGTCGTTGAAATCATGCACAAGATTACCGCGTCTGATAGCGACCCCGATAAGATTCGTGGCATGTACGTTGAGGGTGAGAACCCTGCAATGAGTGATCCAGACTTAAATCATGCACGCCATGCGCTCGCATCACTTGAGCATTTAGTTGTGCAAGATATTTTCATGACTGAAACTGCTTTATTGGCTGACGTCGTATTACCAGCAAGCGCTTGGCCTGAGAAGGTGGGCACTGCAAGCAATACCGATCGTATGGTGCAAATGGGTAGAAAAGCAGTTGAGCCGCCAGGTGATGCTAAGGCCGATTTGTGGATCATTCAGGAAATTGCCAAGCGCATGGGTCTGAATTGGAATTACCAAGGCCCTGATGCTGGAGTGGCTGAGGTTTACGAGGAGATGCGTCAAGCGATGCATGGCGCCATCAAAGGCATTACTTGGGATCGTTTGGTAAAAGAATCCAGCGTGACGTATCCATGCTTGTCCTTGGAAGATCCGGGTCGCCCAATCGTGTTTGATGATGCCTTTGCAACACCAGATGGCAAAGTCAAGCTCGTACCAGCAGATATCATTCCTGCAAATGAGCGACCAGACTCTGAATATCCTTTTGTACTCATTACAGGTCGTCAGTTAGAGCATTGGCATACTGGCAGTATGACGCGCCGTGCAACGGTATTAGATGCAATCGAGCCCATGGCGACAGTATCGATGAACGGTGAAGACATGACTCAGCTAGGTGTATCTGCTGGTGATGTGATTACCGTGCAATCGCGTCGTGGTGAAGTTGGTATCCATGTACGAAGAGATGATGGCACACCAAGAGGGGCTATCTTCATACCATTTGCTTACTATGAGGCAGCAGCTAACCTCATTACCAACTCGGCCTTAGATCCGTTTGGCAAGATTCCAGAGTTTAAGTACTGCGCGGTGAGGTTAAGCAAAGGTGGCGAGCCATCCAAGGTGATGGGTTACGGCACCAATGCTCCTAACGGGCCAAAGTTGATGGTGAACGTATAA
- a CDS encoding YciI family protein: MIFAILLMDRPGTADLRVKVRPEHRAYLGQQAERMAFAGPLTSEDGQTVTGSLLVMDFPSRAAVDEWLSNEPFTKAGVYEKPVIHVFNNMWAQKVGFPPVA; the protein is encoded by the coding sequence ATGATTTTTGCAATTTTATTAATGGATAGGCCCGGCACTGCAGACTTGCGCGTAAAGGTTCGACCCGAGCACCGCGCGTATTTAGGTCAACAAGCTGAGCGTATGGCATTTGCTGGACCGCTGACTTCTGAAGATGGCCAAACGGTTACAGGAAGTCTCTTAGTGATGGATTTTCCAAGCCGGGCTGCGGTAGATGAGTGGTTAAGTAATGAGCCTTTTACAAAAGCAGGCGTATACGAAAAACCAGTAATTCATGTATTCAATAATATGTGGGCGCAGAAGGTTGGATTTCCACCGGTAGCATAA